The following coding sequences lie in one Scatophagus argus isolate fScaArg1 chromosome 9, fScaArg1.pri, whole genome shotgun sequence genomic window:
- the pdp1 gene encoding pyruvate dehydrogenase phosphatase catalytic subunit 1, translating into MPVTSQLLRGLPRTKVLASSLLPYQQHQSQLGPITHRPSSRWPSRVWQSHQYSRSYQTASVLCSYILTPPQVNSILKANEYSFKVPEFDGKNVSSVMGFESNQLPANAPIEDRRSAATCLQTRGMLLGVFDGHAGCACAQALSERLFYYIAVSLLPHDTLCELEAAVESGRALSPILQWHKHPNDYFSREAQNLYFNSLRTYWQELIDLTSPGEVPDTREALLNAFKRLDNDISLEAQVGDPNAFLHYWVLRVAFSGATACVAHVDGSDLFIANAGDARAVLGVQEEDGSFSAHTLSNDHNAQNEEEVARIRAEHPPSERKTVIRQDRLLGLLMPFRAFGDVKFKWSIDLQRRVLESGPDQLHENEHTKFIPPNYHTPPYLTAEPEITYHKLRPQDRFMVIGSDGLWETLHRQEVVRIVGEYLTGVHQRQPLKVGGYRVTLGQMQGLLEERKARVSSAFEDQNSATHLMRHAVGNNEFGTVDHERLSKMLSLPEELARMYRDDITIIIAQFNPHVIGAQRQEGQ; encoded by the exons ATGCCTGTGACATCTCAGCTGCTCAGGGGTTTGCCCCGTACCAAGGTCTTGGCCTCTAGTCTGTTGCCATACCAACAACACCAGTCCCAGCTAGGACCCATCACTCACCGACCTTCCTCAAGATGGCCTTCTCGTGTGTGGCAGAGCCACCAGTATTCAAGAAGTTACCAGACAGCCTCAGTGCTGTGCAGTTATATCCTCACCCCCCCACAGGTCAATTCTATCCTGAAAGCCAACGAGTACAGCTTCAAG GTGCCAGAGTTTGATGGGAAGAATGTATCATCAGTGATGGGTTTTGAGAGTAATCAGCTACCAGCCAACGCTCCTATAGAAGACCGTCGCAGTGCAGCCACATGTCTGCAGACGAGAGGAATGCTACTGGGTGTGTTTGATGGTCATGCTGGCTGTGCCTGTGCTCAG GCGCTTAGTGAGAGGTTGTTTTACTACATAGCAGTGTCTCTGCTACCACACGACACCCTGTGTGAACTCGAGGCAGCAGTGGAGTCTGGCAGGGCCCTCAGTCCCATCCTGCAGTGGCATAAACACCCCAACGACTACTTCAGCAGGGAGGCTCAGAACCTCTACTTCAACAGCCTACGAACATACTGGCAGGAGTTAATCGATCTCACCAG ccCAGGGGAAGTTCCAGACACCCGTGAGGCGTTGCTGAACGCCTTCAAGAGGCTTGACAATGACATCTCCCTGGAGGCTCAG GTCGGCGACCCAAATGCTTTTCTGCACTACTGGGTCCTGAGAGTGGCCTTTTCTGGAGCAACGGCCTGCGTGGCTCACGTTGATGGTTCAGACCT TTTCATAGCCAATGCAGGAGATGCTCGGGCAGTGTTGGGTGTTCAGGAGGAGGATGGTTCATTCAGCGCTCACACGCTCTCTAATGACCACAACGCGcagaatgaggaggaggtggctcGGATACGGGCTGAACACCCTCCGTCGGAGAGGAAGACGGTTATACGACAG GACCGGTTACTCGGCCTCCTCATGCCATTCCGTGCATTTGGGGATGTGAAGTTCAAGTGGAGTATTGATCTGCAGAGGCGTGTTTTGGAGTCTGGACCTGATCAGCTCCATGAAAACGAGCACACCAAGTTTATCCCTCCAAACTACCACACGCCACCTTACCTGACCGCTGAGCCCGAGATCACGTACCACAAACTGCGGCCACAGGATCGCTTCATG GTGATCGGCTCTGATGGCCTCTGGGAGACCctccacagacaggaagtggttcGGATTGTGGGAGAGTATTTAACAGGGGTACACCAGCGCCAGCCCCTCAAAGTCGGAGGCTACAGGGTCACCCTGGGACAGATGCAAGGACTGCTAGAAGAGAGAAAGGCTCGTGTGTCTTCAGCTTTCGAGGACCAGAACTCAGCGACCCACCTGATGCGCCACGCAGTAGGAAACAACGAGTTTGGCACAGTTGACCACGAGAGGCTGTCCAAAATGCTGTCGCTGCCCGAGGAGCTGGCTCGCATGTACCGCGAtgacatcaccatcatcatcgcTCAGTTCAACCCTCATGTGATTggagcacagagacaggaaggacaGTAA